One Chanodichthys erythropterus isolate Z2021 chromosome 10, ASM2448905v1, whole genome shotgun sequence DNA segment encodes these proteins:
- the ehd1b gene encoding EH domain-containing protein 1b: MFSWANKDGKKKDPELFQTVSDGLKRLYRTKLFPLEDTYRFHDFHSPALEDADFDNKPMVLLVGQYSTGKTTFIRHLMEQDFPGMRIGPEPTTDSFIAVMYGEQEGLIPGNALVVDPKKPFRKLNAFGNAFLNRFICAQMPNPVLDSISIIDTPGILSGEKQRISRGYDFAAVLEWFAERVDRIILLFDAHKLDISDEFSEVIRALKNHEDKMRVVLNKADQIGTQQLMRVYGALMWSLGKIVNTPEVIRVYIGSFWAQPLLVPDNRKLFEAEEQDLFRDIQGLPRNAALRKLNDLIKRARLAKVHAYIISALKKEMPNVFGKENKKKELIANLGEIYAKIEKEHQISPGDFPKLSKMQEVLAGQDFTKFQGLKPKLLEAVEDMLANDIAKLMTLVRQEEAAMPSQAVQGGAFEGTMNGPFGHGYGEGASEGIDELEWIVARDKPTYDEIFYTLSPVNGKVSGAMAKKEMVKSKLPNNVLGKIWKLADVDKDGYLDDEEFALANHLIKVKLEGHELPADLPDHLVPPSKRGL, from the exons ATGTTCAGCTGGGCGAACAAGGACGGGAAGAAAAAGGACCCCGAACTGTTTCAGACTGTTTCTGACGGGCTGAAGCGACTCTACCGGACCAAATTATTTCCATTAGAAGACACTTACCGCTTCCACGACTTCCACTCTCCGGCTCTGGAAGATGCTGATTTCGATAACAAGCCCATGGTACTTTTAGTGGGCCAGTACTCCACAGGGAAAACCACTTTTATTCGTCATCTCATGGAACAGGATTTCCCCGGGATGCGCATAGGCCCCGAACCGACCACCGATTCATTCATTGCGGTGATGTACGGGGAACAGGAGGGTCTCATCCCCGGCAATGCTTTAGTGGTGGACCCCAAGAAACCCTTCAGAAAACTCAACGCCTTTGGAAACGCCTTTCTGAACAG GTTTATATGTGCCCAGATGCCAAATCCAGTGCTGGACAGCATCAGCATCATAGACACTCCTGGAATTCTGTCCGGAGAGAAACAACGGATTAGTAGAG GTTATGACTTTGCTGCTGTGCTCGAATGGTTTGCTGAACGTGTGGACCGCATCATTCTTCTCTTTGACGCACACAAGTTGGACATCTCAGACGAGTTCTCCGAGGTGATCCGAGCTCTGAAAAACCATGAGGACAAGATGCGGGTGGTGCTCAACAAAGCAGATCAGATCGGGACCCAGCAGCTCATGAGGGTCTATGGCGCCCTCATGTGGTCGCTCGGTAAAATCGTCAACACCCCAGAGGTCATCCGAGTGTACATTGGTTCTTTTTGGGCTCAGCCTCTCCTGGTTCCAGATAACAGGAAACTGTTTGAGGCAGAGGAACAAGACCTTTTCCGTGACATCCAGGGACTACCACGTAATGCAGCACTGCGCAAGCTGAACGACCTTATCAAACGGGCACGTCTAGCAAAA GTTCATGCCTACATCATCAGTGCTTTGAAGAAagaaatgccaaatgtttttgggAAAGAGAATAAGAAAAAGGAGCTCATCGCTAACCTGGGTGAAATCTATGCAAAAATTGAAAAAGAACATCAGATCTCCCCTGGTGATTTCCCTAAACTCAGTAAAATGCAG GAAGTCCTTGCTGGTCAGGACTTCACTAAGTTTCAGGGATTGAAGCCCAAGTTGCTGGAAGCAGTAGAGGACATGCTGGCCAACGACATTGCCAAACTCATGACCCTCGTTCGGCAGGAGGAGGCTGCCATGCCCAGCCAGGCTGTCCAGGGTGGTGCCTTTGAGGGCACCATGAATGGACCCTTCGGGCATGGCTATGGAGAGGGTGCTAGTGAAGGCATCGATGAGCTGGAGTGGATAGTGGCGAGAGACAAGCCAACTTACGACGAGATCTTCTACACTCTGTCACCTGTCAACGGGAAGGTCTCTGGTGCCATGGCCAAGAAGGAGATGGTCAAATCCAAACTGCCCAACAACGTTCTAGGAAAAATCTGGAAGCTCGCTGATGTGGATAAGGATGGGTACCTGGATGACGAGGAGTTTGCCCTAGCTAACCACCTCATTAAGGTTAAACTGGAAGGTCACGAGTTACCTGCTGATCTTCCTGATCACCTTGTGCCTCCTTCTAAACGAGGACTGTAA